The Cyanobacteria bacterium GSL.Bin1 genome has a segment encoding these proteins:
- a CDS encoding SDR family NAD(P)-dependent oxidoreductase produces the protein MAKTLSNKVALVTGATRGIGKGIAIGLGEAGATVYITGRTLNATADQSGSLTETQSAVEEAGGTCIPVQVDHSDDEQVRQLFEQIEREQNGQLDLLVNNVFAGVKTLAEASGEPFWKNEPSLWDAVANVGLRSHYVTSIYAARLMSQRKQGLICTISSWGGMSYIFGAAYGVGKAACDRLAADMAVELKSENITSVAIWPGIVGTEQFSQFAEQMQGEDNLDPQQSVLRDRYNWETPLLTGRVIATLASDPNPLRLTGKVQIVAELAQRYQIKDQDGNLPASLRSLKFILPSAIPALRQYSWLIPDFKVPWLILLLGVLPSPKI, from the coding sequence ATGGCAAAAACGCTTAGCAATAAGGTTGCACTGGTTACGGGGGCAACCCGAGGAATTGGCAAAGGAATTGCCATTGGGTTAGGGGAAGCCGGTGCAACCGTTTATATTACCGGTCGTACCCTCAACGCCACCGCAGATCAGTCAGGAAGTCTGACCGAAACTCAGTCTGCAGTCGAAGAAGCAGGCGGAACTTGTATTCCGGTACAAGTGGATCACAGTGATGATGAACAAGTCAGACAGCTATTTGAACAGATTGAACGAGAACAAAATGGGCAGCTTGATCTGCTCGTCAATAATGTTTTTGCCGGGGTGAAAACCCTAGCAGAAGCTTCTGGGGAACCCTTTTGGAAAAATGAGCCAAGTTTGTGGGATGCAGTAGCGAATGTGGGGTTACGGAGTCATTATGTAACTAGTATTTATGCAGCGCGGTTAATGAGTCAACGGAAACAGGGGTTAATTTGTACGATTTCTTCTTGGGGCGGAATGTCTTATATTTTTGGCGCTGCCTATGGCGTAGGGAAAGCAGCTTGTGATCGCCTAGCAGCCGATATGGCAGTAGAACTCAAATCAGAAAATATTACTTCGGTTGCCATTTGGCCAGGAATTGTCGGGACCGAACAATTTAGCCAGTTTGCCGAACAGATGCAGGGAGAAGACAATCTCGATCCGCAACAGTCTGTCTTGCGCGATCGCTATAACTGGGAAACCCCTCTCCTAACTGGACGAGTCATTGCTACCCTCGCCTCGGATCCTAATCCCTTACGCTTAACGGGGAAGGTGCAAATTGTTGCTGAACTGGCGCAACGCTATCAAATCAAAGATCAAGATGGCAATCTTCCTGCTTCCCTCCGTTCTCTGAAGTTTATTCTTCCGTCGGCTATCCCTGCTTTGAGACAATATTCTTGGCTGATCCCTGACTTTAAGGTGCCTTGGTTGATTTTGCTGTTAGGCGTTTTGCCCTCACCGAAGATTTGA